tgatcgctcgaaagttctcacacttcagcttgtcgcctttcttgtagatggggcatataaccccttccttccactcctccggtagctgttcagtttcccagattctgactatcaatttgtgcaggcaagtggctagcttttccgggcccatcttgatgagctcagctccgataccatccttaccagctgctttattagtctttagctgttggatggcatccttaacttccctcaaggtgggggctggttggcttccatcctccgctgaactgacgtagtcatctcctccgctgctttgactttcactgtctgtactctcagcgccattcaaatgttcctcgtagtgctgcttccacctttcgatcaccacacgttcgtccgtcaagatgctcccatccttatccctgcacatttcggctcgcggcacgaagcctttgcgggatgcgttgagcttctgatagaacttgcgtatttcttgagaacggcacagctgttccatctcctcgtactccgcttcttccaggcggcgtttcttcttctAAAAAAGGTGAGTCttctgtctccgcttccgtctataactttccacgttctgccgggtaccttgctgcagcgcgaccgcccgcgctgcgtccttctcctctagaatctgtctgcactcttcgtcgaaccaatcgttccgtcgacttcgtcccatatacccgacgttgttctccgctgcgtcgttaatggctgctttaactgtattccagcagtcctcaccctcttccggcaacgctgcctcgagatgctgcacgtatgcagtggcgacatcatgttgcttcagtcgctctaggtcgtaccgtggcggtcgtcggtaccgaacattgttgatgacggatagttttgggcgcagtttaaccatcatcagatagtggtcagagtcgatgttttgtgattctgtctgcagtggtgatctccaggtgtaccgatacggaaggctgtgttggaagtaggtgctgcgaatggccatattcttggaggcagcgaaatcaattagtcgtaggccgttttcgttcgtcaaccggtgtgcgctgaacttcccaatagtcggtctaaactcctcctcttggccaacctgagcgttcaaatctcctatgatgattttgacgtcgttcgcatcattgatcccttccaataaacctcctgcagcgctacgatgccgaatccacggtccttgagcacatcgacgagtatgcgtgtgctcctgatgaagttgagagatttgcagttccacgaaccgagtttccaatcgctagtcccttttcgtcgcagtggtcttcgccgatggttccggtccgtactctcttgttgattattcgttgcgtgagttttttggctggcttgcagggcctgacactaaatcccctaaatttccggaggaccattcctccttatttccggtggaccatggtgcatagtttcacttagagtccctcgctggcactcggacgatgatcagccgcccctaacatggagaacagacgctcaataagatttgcacctccggagagaagcaaaccccccttccctgtcagcatacgaccatagttcccaccggggttggttacccgatcttccctaaggttgctcgtatcccggccagcaccgcgtggaggtagggataggagttgctgagtaagaggctaaggaccgcgagagagggtctattttattccttcaggtaagcgaagtaccaatggtacgctttacccaacatttgccgtgccaatgtCAAACATATAGCAATTACGTATAAGGAATCAAGAATGTCGAATTTAGTGAAAGAGTTACTAATTTAGAATTTATTGCAGCTAATAAGCCAAGCGAACCCAATTAAtcataataatataaaaatatgatttaatcattaatcactaattgttaatcatagaattttacattcaatcattaatcactaatctaATCATGTTCATAATTCCTTTGAGTTAATTGCAAACAATGCCAAGTACCCGTAAAATGTGCTAGTGATCGTCGATGCCCAGAAGTTCATAATTGGGAAAATTTTGAGCGTTGGGCTCAACAGGAAGCTCACAGCCAATTTTCATCATTTCATACagcttttattcattaacctttaatcataatcatataattttcatattttttaataacCCAATTCAGTGGaaaggttacttgattattgatcactatgcaaatcattcaatttgattattcataatcattaatcattaatcatatagaTCGTTAATCAATAATCATACACACAtattgtcaacatttaatcacggtaaatcggtaatcgttaattatactccaaacgttttattcatcaattaaaatcaaaaattaatttaatcgttaatcataaatCATTGTCAAGAattaataaatcattaatcataattttCAATCATAGAGTGGATTGATTTAATtctaacaaatttaatcattccttGGAAGtattattcattaacgctctgtgTGTAGTGATGATCAACATTTCTTGTAAGTACACATGCATATGATGCTTTTGGGCACCTTACTATGATGTAATGTAGACACGTGATATTATGGCAATCGTTCGTTCGTTATAGTACACTGTTGCTTTATATACATTTTACAGACATTTTTCCAGTCATAGCAATATGCAGTTCTAGTGGCATCTTTAGAGGTATGCCTCGGTTTTGCCATGCTTGTCCGTTTTTTTACATCCCAAAGCAAACCGAAGAACTCAGTTGCACAAATTTTCTACTTCGAGTGACATGTTCTTTAAAGATGGAAGTGTTTTCTATGTATGTGCGAAAGATGCTAAGcttcataatttttttcaatttgctttcaTTTGCACTCACATTTTCCGGTAGTTGACAAaaaacgcatttttaaatcaagTTGTAACATGCAGATGCATTCACAGACGATCTTCATTTGCCTGACTACCCGAAGCATTATAACGATTATAGCAAACAATGCCAAGTACCCGTAAAATGTGCCAGTGATCGTCGATGCCCAGAAGTTCATAATTGGGAAGATTTGGAGCGTTGGGCTCAACAGGAAGCTCACAGCCGCTTCGAGTGGGAATCCAGTTTCACGGATAAACAGAGTTATTTGATCAGTGAGGATGAATACGACTATAATCTCTTTGCCACCGCAGCATTGTCTAAACTAGACGAAGTCGGAGTGAAGAACACGATGACAACAGATATTTTATTGGAAAACTTGGCAGGTAGAGCTAAATGCACTGTAAGGAATCTTCTGGAAGGCCGTTGTCCAGAGGTTAATCAAACTTTATCTTTGGAGAAATGTCGAAATCAACCAATGTACAACTGCGATCCAGCGTATCCGTAAGTTGTGTCCAGgtgtaaaaaaaattagtggaaGTTTGGTAAGAAAAAATAATGGTCCAAACTGTACTCAGTATCAGTAAAATTCAGTATATTGACGCTAGTTTACATTActgcaaatttaatattttacaTTTATAGAGAAAGAATTGTTGTACAACATTGAGTTTGTCCTTTAAGTTCAAGTGCTTCCTGATAAGTTCCTGATTGATACCCAAacattatttattaaaaaaatgtttttccttaTCCTTAGGTATCGCTCATACAATGGAGTATGCAATAATTTGCAACATGCAACTTGGGGTCAAATCGGGAATCCCTTGAAAATCGAAATAGCACCTTGCTACGACGATTTCGTCTCAAAACATCGTAGAAGTACAACCGGACAAGCTTTACCAAACAACCGAAAGGTTATAAGCGATTTGCAACAAGCTTTCAGGAGACAATCTCCTGATGAGTCCGAGGAATTGTTTAACATATTTGGAATGATGTTCTCTGAATTTGTTACATCGGATATTATTGGTCGTACAATGAAGCGTGGTCGAAAGGCTACCAGTGGATTCCGAGGTTGTACAGCGAATGGATCACACGTATTGTCGAGTCGCGCTCCAATGGCTGCACCATTGAGTGTCGATGCCGATGATCCAAACTACGGTCCCATGCATATCGAATGTCTGAATTACAGTCCCTCAGAGAATGCCAATGATGAATGCCACATAAAATACCCTACTAAGAGGAACACAGCCACTAGTTATCTCGATTTATCCTCAATGTATGGCGATGGACAATACGATAAAGACGGAAAATTGAAAACATCACATTGCGGAGCATCTTCGACATTTGATCATAGTAGTGTTATGACAACTCAGTTCATGGCAGTAGCTGGTCTCTTTGCTCAACTACATAACTATTGCATTGATAGAGTACGATCATGCGAACTGAGGCATAATGTAGAAATTGTCATAGAAAAATGTCGTTCTTTGACGATTGGTGTTTATCAACGAATCATTTACGAAGAATGGTTGCATGCTTTGTTCGGAGACGATTTGTTCCATCAATGTAACTTTGACTGCGAGTATGATGAAAATTTGGAGTCCAGTGTTTCATCAACATACGCAAACGCACCAGGCCGGTTTCAACATTTATGGATACCAGATAATTTTACGTTGGTGAAAGGAGGACAGCGTGTGCAAAAACCAGTGTTTGAGTTTTTCAATTCTATCACTACATTTGAATGCCCAAGTGTTCTAGAAGGCATGTTTGATGATCCGATTCGAACTGAAAGTTTATCAGAGGCGGTAAATTCAGACTTGTTTTAGAGATTATCATGACAGACGTTTTTCTCCATTTATTGAATTTTTTCAGCTAGTGAACATATTCTTTTCAAAAGATGGAGTAAGAGGACATTGCTTATTGTGCCTTGATTTGGAAAGATGTCGCGATTCTGGCTTATGTCCTTTGATTTTATATAAGCACTATTATGATAAAGTTTCAAAAAGCCCGACAAAATGCTATAATTCATTTGATGATCTGAgcgatattttttttgaagatgtAAGTATGGAAAAGTTAAGCTAGAATATTTTCAACCCACCTCATTTCCATGTCAcagtttatttttgtattgatcACTATATTTCACAAAAACTGATCTCCTTCCCATTTAGCGAGACCTAATTTATAGGAATGTCTTTAATTTTATTACAATCGAAAATATCATGATTATGCATTGCAGCTTATTGATGTGTTCAAGAAACATTATGAGAGTCCATTCGATATTGATGCACTGTTCCTGATATTTGAAAAGGAGATACCGGAAGGAGCTTTCATGCCGAAAACGGTGGCCGCGGCGACATGTATGCAGTTTAAAAGGTTGAAGTGCAGTGATAGGTTTTTCTTCTCTTGGAATGAGTTTCAATCACCTGGTACTGTTACTATGTAAAGTTGGACAACATGTGTTTGATGCaatcttttttatattttcagctTTGAAGGAATTGATAAACTCAATTAATATGATGACCTTGTTGGCGATGTTTGGGGGAATAGACAAGGTGCCATATAATCCTTGGTTCAACAAATCGGGAAGATTGTGCGCCGATAATATTCGCCGAGATATGGAAAGCAAACATCACCTGTTTTGCAGTATATGAACAATATTATGTTAGCGTATAAACCATAAACAAATTATCTACTCCtgcattttgtttttctgttattttaTTCTCTTTTGCATTTGACATCTACATATTTACATCAAATTACTACTAACTTTAAAAAATTCACGCGACGAgacaatcgcgacgcgattctatcgcttggcgactctTTTGGTACTCACCTGAATACTCGTCAAACTTTATAGAACGCCCTTTTCTGCTTACCTTCCGCTGAGTTTGTTTTTCTACATTAGCATTGTATTGCTTACTTAGACGTTACCGCTCCTTAGCTTTACTTATTAACTGCGGGTTTTCTAAGACAAGTGAGCCTCATGATACATGATTGTAGAAATGGTATAAATAACGATCGTTACAACAATTTGATTAATTGGCTCCACCCcaaaatttagaaatatgttgatgtttttgcctttcttgaacAACAAAGTTGCACCGAAAGACTATCTTTtcactccaaaaatgaactttttatagaacgGACTGAGCGAATGTGTGTCTTTCCGTgtggatgtatgtgtgtgtgcacataagataagaaaaaaatattagtcataccatcgggggtgacaatgggtctggggggtgagaatgggtcatcgctctcgccggcagcctggaggtcggatagcaaaatcgttcaaaaaggtcttttatattttagtcttgtTGCCCTCAgttacattcaatctattctacaagcattctaagtcgtcgaaacagtgacccattctcaccccatttgacccattgtcacccccgacgacggtatagtaatccttaatcgattgtctcgcaacaagttgcattcgagaGGGGACAAAGCATAGTCAATCACTTTTGAATATGATAACAATCGGCCATTTATACCAAAAGGGAAATGTTAAATATCCACTTAGGTACGTCTATAAAGCGTTTGTCAATCCATAAGGTAGGCAATGATTATTGGAATGTATCACACTAACACGAAGTGTAACGATTGTGTCGATAAAGGCATcgtcactgctaggtggattaatctgggttttcagACGCAAGAATATAGAGTATAGAGTAAGAGGACGATTTTACGGATCGTTGAGATAGTCacttcttttttgcctttctcgtacaacaaagttgtaccagaaggctataatttcactccaaaagccaaattttgatagaaggctcggagacccatagtgttatataccaatcgactcagctcgaaaaactgagcacatgtctgactgtgtgtgtgtgtgtgtgtgtgtagccccgggaattttttattgttaaacacgtttcatatagaaggacttgaccgattcgagtgcaactaatTTCATTCGAcagagaaactttcctagttggacactattgtttttgtttgctaatatctcatgcggtttgaataatatttctatttttcttttatcaaatacgctgtgtacatgcacattttaaatcattaatcaatttagccgtgacgcaatccattactctcatagttgagttatttttaagcagcgtgatataatcgcatcaaagctatcaaccgcctaaatgtaggcaatttacgttgcatttaccatactaattcgaattcaacacattgaatcgagaaaggcataatcaccactgggggataaatttgggtttttgccAATCCATTCAGTGTAGGAAATTTATTGCCAGTGCTTCGTTGCACCATGACAAAATACGCTTGTCTACCCTATATCGTTGAAAACTATCTAACGGGACAGTTCATACAGTCAAGACCAAGAGCACATGAATCATGAATTGAAGTAGAATAAGTTAAAAATCATacggccattcgcagcacctacttccaacacagcctcccgtatcggtacacctggagatcaccccTGCAGACCGAATAACAAATCGACGTTCTAATTGaaggacggcacttctccgacattatcgacgtcaggacatatcgtggcgctaacatcgactctaatcactatctggtgatctggcgcccaaaactatccgtcatcaacaatgttcggtaccgacgaccgccgcggtacaacctagagcgactgaagcaacctgatgtcgccactgcatacgcgcagcatctcgaggcagcgttgccggaaagggtgagctcgatggggcccctcttgaggactgctggaatacagtcaaagcagccattaacgacgcagcgaagAACAACGTCGGATATATGGGACGatgtcgacggaacgattggctCAATGAAGAATGCAAACAGATTCTAGAGGAGAAGAACGCAGAGCGGGCGGTCGCGctaaggtacccggcagaacgtgggacgttatagacggaagcggagacagcagacccgcctttttcaggagaagaaacgccgcctgcaagaagcggagtgcgaggagatggattGTTCCATCTGTGCCGTTCTCAACAAACACGCAAGTtgtatcagaagctcaacgcatcccgcaacgCCTTCTTGCCGCTGTGCAGGCATAAGGATGGGTGCATCttaacggacgaacgtgtggtgatcgaaaggtggaagcagctctacgaggaacatttgaatggcgctgagagtacaggcagtggaagtcaaggcagcggaggagatgactacgtcagctcagcggacgatgaaagccaaccagcctccaccgtgagggaagttaaggatgccatccaacagctaaagaccaataaagcagctggtaaggatggtatcggagctgagctcatcaagatgggcccggaaaagctcgccacttgcctgcacaaactgataatcAGAacctgggaaactgaacagctaccggaggagtggaaggaaggagttatatgccccatctacaagaaaggcgacaagctggagtgtgagaacttttgagcgatcaccatccttaatgctgcATACAATCCCAGATCATTTTCcaacgtctgtcaccattagtgaatgagttcgtgggaagttatcaagccggcttcgttgacggccgctcgacaacggaccagatctttactgtacggcaaatccttaaaaatgccgtgaatatcaggtccactatctgttcattgatttcaaggtggcatacgacagtatagaccgcgtaaagctatggaaaattatagacgagaacagcttccctgggaaaaGCTTACCAGATTGatcaaagcaatggtggatggtgtgcaaaactgtgtgaagatttcgggcgaacacttcagttcgttcgaatcgcgccgggaactaacacaaggtgatggacttgctgcttgttgttcaacattgtgctagaaggtgtcatgcgaagaGCCGGGTGTTACAGCCGGGGTattattttcaacagatccagtcaatttatttgtttcgcggatgatatggacattgtcggccgaatatttgcaaagggtggcagaactgtacactcgcctgaaacgtgaagcaacaaaagttggactggtgatgaatgcgtcaaagacaaagtacatgcttgtgggctgaaccgagcacgacagggcccgcctgggaagcagtgttatgatagacggggataccttcgagatggtcgaggaattcgtctaccttggatccttgctaatggctgataacaatgttagtcgtgaaatataaaggcgcatcatctgtggaagtcgggcctacttaTCCATTAAGCTTGGACCATGGTTGCACGTCGCAAACCACGTGGGtaaatgcagctttttatatgTCCACTGTTAAAAGTACAAAGCGAAATCAAATAACAAATCGCTGAATAAGTTATCAAGTACAAAACGAAATGCATATCTGTTCATATAAAAGTATGGtgaaagggccctccttagccgtgcggaaaAATgcacggctataaagcaagaccatgctgaggggagctgggttcgattcccggtatcggtctagacaattttcggattggaaattatcttccttgggcataaaagtatcatcgtgttagccttatgatatacgaatgcaaaaatgaaatGCTTAAGTGAAGCTGTGAGGcgtcaatgtcccagtgggggaagtaatgtaaatgaaataattcaTAACTTTTGGTACAGTCAAAATgatattgaagaaatttttttaaagGCGCAGCCGATTTCTTAAATATGAATGCATTGGATGGTTTGATATTGTTcgagatttattttgaaattccgttTTGTTCTGCTGATAGCTacaattttctaacaaaatgtttgaaatttaaccaaacgaaaattaaaaatgaCATATAATACGAAATGCCGCATATCTTTATCTTCAGCATGATTTTGTTCATCTTACAGGCTAGAGGATTTGTGATCAATGATCATCAATCCGTGATTTCCAATGTACAGGCATcctctcaattcgtcgaactttAGCATTTAGGGTGTCCTTTCAAATAATGGTTTTAAAATAAAACCAacgatgttttgtttttaaattggtTTCACATTTTATATAATGTGCTGGAGAATAATaatgaatttattggaatttattttattccaatttaaaattatttgcaaAGCTTGTTAGGTATATTTAAAATTTAGATACTGCTTTAGGAGTACATATCCCACCATCCACTCCTACTTACGAATCCCAACTCATTGTCAACTGTCCGGTGTCAACAGCCATAAAATGAAAGTTAGAATTAACATCATGGAAAAAAGTTTACCAACTGTTCGGCTCGGTTGTTCGCGTGTCCCCCGACAAGTGGTAGGTTCGTTAAACCTCAACCAAGGGGACACAAGAACCTGAGCAAACAATAAGCATGGAATCTGGTTTTTATTATTAGATGCGTACATTTTCGGGTTTCGGACGTGTAAATATTTATCGAGGATTAGGCAAAGCCTTTTTTGCTCTTTTCTTTCGTTAAGGAATGCTTTTCCCTCGGACTTCTGGCCTGCCCTTGGTCAAGGTATAGATGGTAGCCTACAACGCGATTATGTGGAGCAGAGCTTGTCGCGAatggtgaaaagtgaaaaatcgtTCATCGTAATTGAGGCACCAAGCACACGGGGGTAAACGATGGCAACGATGTGAAAGAAGTAGGAGAAAATAGTCCCAGAACTCCTACATTGGCAGGAAAACTTTTCGGTCGCTATTACTTTTTATtagcttttcatttttctctaTTTATATTCTGTGTCTGTTCAGTATTCTATGTGTATATCGAGTTTGACGTATAGGATTATTTTAGAATCCACAATGTGTATCGTTTGAAATAAATTAGGGTTCAACGCATTAGTTCTCATCATGATGTGCTTGAATTTTTGTGGATAATTAGTTTCTCAGGTTGGCAAAATTCTATCTAATTGAGACGTAATATTTTTCAGCATGTATCTATACTTTACTTATATTTGGGTCGTTCTCATTCCAATATTccatataaatgaaaaatatgatgcaattaatatttgtgaGAATATGTGGAAACATGATTTCTTTTAACTAGAAGCTCAGTTTACTTTATTTTCAACCTGTAGTGCCTCTTAACTCCAGGAGGTCGCAGCAAGCTTTGCCCGTGGAAGGTTGCAGATTAATTCTGCTgtcaagttttttttcaattttctgctCATTTTTCGGCCGATTAGCAAATGATTCATAAAGGACCTGACGGTTATAGTGAAAGTGCCGCAAGCCCttgaacttccggagagaaGTTCCTCCGCGTGCGAAAAATTACCACATCACCATGAACAAAAGGGACTAGGACTAGGAGCATAATATGAAGGCTGTTTCTAGACCACTTGAGGAAACCGTGTACATGAAGGTCAATCGCGAGCTGACTATCACCGTCGGATATCAAGGTTTACTCTCGGGTTTAATCCCTATGCTCAACGATATATCCGGATTTGGTGCAAGAAATCAATAACGACGGCGACGCGTCATTTTGGGGAATGTTTACCGATTTCAATTGGATGAATGAAGCCCTGTGGTGGTTACTCTGAAGTTGCCAATTATCATCAAAAATGAAGCCTTTCAAGTTAATACTGACAGCCTTTCAGATCAAAAATGGACAAATGACATCGGTGAGCAAGTTCCAATTCTTTTCTTTTACTTGATTTTTGATGTGATGTGCTTTCATTCCATTCATTCAAGGTAATGCGCTATGTTTAAAACTATCCGAACTAGAGCAATTCCTTGGCTCCAATTCCAATCATATGAAAAACTATTAATCCTAATTCCGTTTATTCGTGTTCCTTATTCTAATCACCCTAATTTTTTTCCTGAAAATGGTAATACCTACCAGTTATAATTTTTCTCTACAAATTTTCAATTCATCATTTCAAATAATAAGCTTCAAGTAACAGTAACAGTAACAGCTTCATCTTTCAAATTTACATAAACAAATTCCATGCAACATAAGCATTAAGCTAATTGCCCAGCAGCATTACCATGGTAAAGGAAAGATTCTTTATCGAAGCTTTCCACCTTAAAGTTGATGTAATTATGGTTAGAGCCTCTAATTTTGACCTAAAGCTCAAACTGCTATAATGTCTTGTACCGTTGTCTCATCAGAATTAAATATTTGCCTAGTTTCCTTAAATAAACTCCGGATAATCGTACTTTTACAAACAATCCACTGTTTTCGGTAAACCATGATCTGTGACTCAGAGACGGGAGAGCTTCGATAACGTTTACGAGATTCGCCATTATTTAAGTTGTTGTGCGGTTTGTACTTTTTGTGTTCTTCAGAAATCCTTTGTACAGCGCAAAGTTATTTTTGCAGGTTGAAAGCTATTACGAATTTTTAGTCTAGTTTATGCATTATATTTTGTTCATTTGTGTTGTGAGAAAGTGAAAACTCAGTTCGCATATAATCGTGTTTTCtttagtaagcagaacgatcggccggtcatcgacattttgttctgctttgtgcgggtgagagATTGATTAAGTGGAAATTTAGTTCGCGACcagtcgtgttttcttcagtaagcagaacgatcggccgatcATCGAAAATcttgttctgcttagtgcggtcggtaattaaaataattagtgttcgttcgatAGTTCGTTTAAATAAATCAAACTACACGATagacacggcataccgtttaccaaaacgaaccctgccacactccctaccccatatatccaacatcccagtgatttctcgtggaagtgcagatgactcgtcggcttctatcaaagcgagtatcatgtcaacattttcctacctattccttaattgacctgcattcggacacggccggcgctggtattgcttaattttggggtcaccagttcttacacattgaagatgatgttagtcccaaacttcatctgttggttctctgtgtaattatagctgacctggcaataacggagtagcaaccgtgggcggtcaatcatgctcatgctcatgcaatcTGTAGTGCCTCTTAACTCCATTCACTATCCTCGTGTTCGG
The nucleotide sequence above comes from Armigeres subalbatus isolate Guangzhou_Male chromosome 3, GZ_Asu_2, whole genome shotgun sequence. Encoded proteins:
- the LOC134220546 gene encoding chorion peroxidase-like; this encodes MEVFSMYVRKMLSFIIFFNLLSFALTFSDDLHLPDYPKHYNDYSKQCQVPVKCASDRRCPEVHNWEDLERWAQQEAHSRFEWESSFTDKQSYLISEDEYDYNLFATAALSKLDEVGVKNTMTTDILLENLAGRAKCTVRNLLEGRCPEVNQTLSLEKCRNQPMYNCDPAYPYRSYNGVCNNLQHATWGQIGNPLKIEIAPCYDDFVSKHRRSTTGQALPNNRKVISDLQQAFRRQSPDESEELFNIFGMMFSEFVTSDIIGRTMKRGRKATSGFRGCTANGSHVLSSRAPMAAPLSVDADDPNYGPMHIECLNYSPSENANDECHIKYPTKRNTATSYLDLSSMYGDGQYDKDGKLKTSHCGASSTFDHSSVMTTQFMAVAGLFAQLHNYCIDRVRSCELRHNVEIVIEKCRSLTIGVYQRIIYEEWLHALFGDDLFHQCNFDCEYDENLESSVSSTYANAPGRFQHLWIPDNFTLVKGGQRVQKPVFEFFNSITTFECPSVLEGMFDDPIRTESLSEALVNIFFSKDGVRGHCLLCLDLERCRDSGLCPLILYKHYYDKVSKSPTKCYNSFDDLSDIFFEDLIDVFKKHYESPFDIDALFLIFEKEIPEGAFMPKTVAAATCMQFKRLKCSDRFFFSWNEFQSPALKELINSINMMTLLAMFGGIDKVPYNPWFNKSGRLCADNIRRDMESKHHLFCSI